A single genomic interval of Takifugu flavidus isolate HTHZ2018 chromosome 19, ASM371156v2, whole genome shotgun sequence harbors:
- the LOC130515977 gene encoding phospholipase ABHD3-like, giving the protein MSLSALELWSTNWECISRPSTVLICSFTAALYYLWGRKCQKPVLVSSEAFSAFLHTHCPIVSERFRPTPWCWGGRLQTLVCALLKSGPPTTYRNELIRTADGGQISLDWVDNEVSATHPESSTRPTVLILPGLTGNSQQWYVLHAISQATRHGYRCVVFNNRGVGGEELLTPVTYCAADTSDLERVVQHVKGLYPDAPVLGAGVSLGGMLLLSYLARKGKESGLVAGLTISVPWDAQKSSDSMEEPLNWLLFNKYLTRGLCRCMIRHRKVLEKVADIDYVLKSRTIREFDERFTALQFGYKTCEDYYRDASPDKKLPQTAVPILCLNAADDPFSPHHTFPLTTVQDLPNVALLLTAHGGHIAFLQELFPRGEGFMERVFSQYVQAVFEHLKEINEACGIKE; this is encoded by the exons ATGTCTTTATCAGCCTTGGAACTTTGGAGTACAAACTGGGAGTGTATTTCCAGACCTTCCACCGTGCTCATCTGCTCTTTCACGGCCGCTCTGTATTACCTGTGGGGCCGCAAGTGTCAG AAACCGGTCCTGGTATCTAGCGAAGCTTTCAGCGCATTCCTCCACACTCACTGTCCCATCGTGTCGGAGCGCTTCAGACCAACCCCTTGGTGCTGGGGCGGTCGGCTGCAAACCCTCGTCTGTGCCCTCCTTAAATCTGGACCACCTACTACTTATCGCAA CGAACTCATCCGTACAGCCGACGGAGGCCAGATTTCTCTGGACTGGGTGGACAATGAGGTCAGCGCCACCCACCCAGAGTCCTCTACTCGTCCCACGGTGTTGATCCTCCCAGGTCTGACGGGGAACAGCCAGCAGTGGTATGTGCTCCACGCCATAAGCCAGGCCACTCGCCATGGTTACAG ATGTGTTGTGTTCAACAATCGTGGCGTTGGAGGGGAAGAGTTGCTG ACGCCTGTCACTTATTGTGCCGCCGACACGTCTGATCTTGAACGTGTGGTGCAGCATGTCAAAGGGTTATACCCAGACGCCCCTGTGCTCGGTGCTGGGGTGTCCTTGGGAGG CATGTTACTGCTGAGTTACCTGGCCCGTAAGGGCAAGGAGTCGGGGCTGGTAGCGGGTTTGACCATCTCGGTCCCCTGGGATGCTCAGAAGTCCTCAGACTCGATGGAAGAACCACTGAACTGGCTTCTCTTTAACAAATACCTCACTCGTGGCTTGTGTCGTTGCATGATCAG ACACAGGAAAGTTCTGGAGAAAGTGGCGGACATCGACTACGTCTTGAAG TCGAGGACAATCCGCGAGTTTGACGAACGCTTCACGGCCTTGCAGTTTGGTTACAAAACCTGCGAAGATTATTACCGCGATGCCAGTCCAGACAAGAAGCTGCCCCAAACTGCGGTGCCCATCCTGTGCCTCAACGCTGCAGATGACCCCTTCTCTCCTCACCACA CATTCCCACTGACCACGGTCCAGGACCTCCCTAATGTGGCTCTGTTGTTGACGGCCCATGGGGGGCACATTGCTTTCCTGCAGGAACTGTTTCCTCGTGGCGAGGGCTTCATGGAGCGCGTGTTTAGTCAATACGTCCAAGCCGTCTTCGAACATCTGAAGGAGATCAACGAAGCCTGTGGCATCAAGGAGTAA
- the LOC130515979 gene encoding cathepsin B-like isoform X2, with protein MRSLALLCAFLALSVASPHLPLLSSEMINFINKVNTTWTAGQNFHNVDSSYVKGLCGTFLKGPKLPQVLHNTEGIRLPDSFDARKQWPDCRTIQQIRDQGSCGSCWAFGAAEAISDRLCIHSGSKISLEISAEDLLSCCDECGMGCSGGYPSAAWEFWTKKGLVTGGLYGSEVGCRPYSIAACEHHVNGTRPPCQGTQETPKCEKKCIDGYPTSYLKDKHFGKRSYSLPSQQEQIMTELYKNGPVEAAFTVYNDFLLYKTGVYQHVTGEVLGGHAIKILGWGEENGTPYWLAANSWNSDWGDKGFFKIKRGNDECGIESEMVAGTPLN; from the exons ATGCGTTCGCTGGCCCTCCTCTGTGCGTTCCTGGCTCTCTCTGTGGcctctccccacctccctcttctctcctctgagaTGATCAACTTCATAAACAAAGTCAACACCACCTGGACG GCAGGGCAGAACTTCCACAACGTCGACAGCAGCTATGTGAAGGGACTGTGTGGGACGTTCCTGAAGGGCCCCAAACTGCCACAAGT GCTTCACAACACTGAAGGAATAAGGCTCCCAGACAGTTTTGATGCCCGCAAGCAATGGCCCGACTGCCGGACAATCCAACAGATCAGAGATCAGGGATCTTGTGGGTCCTGCTGG GCCTTCGGAGCAGCTGAAGCCATATCTGACCGGCTGTGTATCCACAGTGGAAGCAAGATCTCCCTGGAGATCTCTGCTGAAGACCTACTGTCCTGCTGTGACGAATGTGGCATGGG ATGTTCCGGTGGTTATCCCAGCGCTGCCTGGGAGTTCTGGACAAAGAAAGGTCTGGTGACAGGCGGACTGTATGGGTCAGAAGTCG GCTGCAGACCCTACAGCATCGCTGCCTGTGAGCATCACGTGAATGGAACCCGTCCACCCTGCCAGGGAACGCAGGAGACCCCCAAGTGTGAGAAGAAGTGCATTGATGGATACCCCACGTCCTATCTAAAGGACAAACATTTTG GTAAACGCTCGTACAGCCTCCCCTCCCAGCAGGAGCAGATCATGACTGAGCTGTACAAGAACGGGCCTGTGGAGGCAGCTTTCACTGTATATAACGATTTTCTGCTCTACAAGACAG GTGTTTACCAGCATGTGACAGGGGAGGTACTCGGCGGTCATGCTATCAAGATCcttgggtggggggaggagaatGGGACGCCATACTGGCTGGCTGCAAACTCCTGGAATAGCGACTGGGGAGATAAAG GCTTCTTCAAGATCAAGCGAGGAAACGATGAGTGTGGCATCGAGTCAGAAATGGTTGCAGGAACGCCTCTTAACTAA
- the LOC130515979 gene encoding cathepsin B-like isoform X1, with protein sequence MRSLALLCAFLALSVASPHLPLLSSEMINFINKVNTTWTVSGSRQPTAAIRSPSDVNSAISTQAGQNFHNVDSSYVKGLCGTFLKGPKLPQVLHNTEGIRLPDSFDARKQWPDCRTIQQIRDQGSCGSCWAFGAAEAISDRLCIHSGSKISLEISAEDLLSCCDECGMGCSGGYPSAAWEFWTKKGLVTGGLYGSEVGCRPYSIAACEHHVNGTRPPCQGTQETPKCEKKCIDGYPTSYLKDKHFGKRSYSLPSQQEQIMTELYKNGPVEAAFTVYNDFLLYKTGVYQHVTGEVLGGHAIKILGWGEENGTPYWLAANSWNSDWGDKGFFKIKRGNDECGIESEMVAGTPLN encoded by the exons ATGCGTTCGCTGGCCCTCCTCTGTGCGTTCCTGGCTCTCTCTGTGGcctctccccacctccctcttctctcctctgagaTGATCAACTTCATAAACAAAGTCAACACCACCTGGACGGTGAGCGGGTCTAGACAACCCACAGCTGCAATCAGATCTCCCTCAGATGTTAATTCTGCTATTTCTACTCAGGCAGGGCAGAACTTCCACAACGTCGACAGCAGCTATGTGAAGGGACTGTGTGGGACGTTCCTGAAGGGCCCCAAACTGCCACAAGT GCTTCACAACACTGAAGGAATAAGGCTCCCAGACAGTTTTGATGCCCGCAAGCAATGGCCCGACTGCCGGACAATCCAACAGATCAGAGATCAGGGATCTTGTGGGTCCTGCTGG GCCTTCGGAGCAGCTGAAGCCATATCTGACCGGCTGTGTATCCACAGTGGAAGCAAGATCTCCCTGGAGATCTCTGCTGAAGACCTACTGTCCTGCTGTGACGAATGTGGCATGGG ATGTTCCGGTGGTTATCCCAGCGCTGCCTGGGAGTTCTGGACAAAGAAAGGTCTGGTGACAGGCGGACTGTATGGGTCAGAAGTCG GCTGCAGACCCTACAGCATCGCTGCCTGTGAGCATCACGTGAATGGAACCCGTCCACCCTGCCAGGGAACGCAGGAGACCCCCAAGTGTGAGAAGAAGTGCATTGATGGATACCCCACGTCCTATCTAAAGGACAAACATTTTG GTAAACGCTCGTACAGCCTCCCCTCCCAGCAGGAGCAGATCATGACTGAGCTGTACAAGAACGGGCCTGTGGAGGCAGCTTTCACTGTATATAACGATTTTCTGCTCTACAAGACAG GTGTTTACCAGCATGTGACAGGGGAGGTACTCGGCGGTCATGCTATCAAGATCcttgggtggggggaggagaatGGGACGCCATACTGGCTGGCTGCAAACTCCTGGAATAGCGACTGGGGAGATAAAG GCTTCTTCAAGATCAAGCGAGGAAACGATGAGTGTGGCATCGAGTCAGAAATGGTTGCAGGAACGCCTCTTAACTAA
- the fdft1 gene encoding squalene synthase isoform X1 yields the protein MAGACCKCTATLSVFKRSLSVAPRGCSSAPRYQLAGWRLGERGLQEASRASSAVRPAGFYRHTASVCLSCQESMSESLRTCYVYLNQTSRSFAAVIQALDGELRHAVCIFYLVLRALDTVEDDMSIPLNTKVPMLNDFHTYLYQHDWCFTKSQEKDRQVLEDFPTISLEFRNLAQDYRDVISEICHRMGVGMAEFLEKKVGSMKEWDLYCHYVAGLVGVGLSKLFSASKLEDPEVGQDTELANSMGLFLQKTNIIRDYLEDTQEGRAFWPQEAWSQFAGRLEDFAQPQKLDSALSCLNLLVTDALQHVPDVIAYLSRLRNQSVFNFCAIPQVMAIATLSSCYNNPMVFQGVVKIRKGQAVTLMMDATNMGAVQTIIAQYSQEIFQKVSLTDPSRDKTLHILTVIQEKSTLSQSSLPSRTHHLSPMYLSAAMLLAALSWQYLNTTAAQAQGTGDMQGQ from the exons ATGGCCGGAGCTTGTTGCAAGTGTACGGCCACGCTGTCCGTGTTCAAGCGCTCTCTCTCGGTGGCGCCGCGGGGCTGCAGCTCCGCTCCTCGGTACCAGCTTGCGGGCTGGAGGCTCGGGGAGAGGGGCCTACAGGAGGCCTCCCGAGCCTCCAGCGCAGTCAGACCCGCCGGCTTCTACCGACACACGGcctctgtttgtctgtcctgtCAGGAGTCCATGAGCGAGAGCCTGCGGACCTGCTACGTGTACCTAAACCAGACGAGCCGGAGTTTTGCAGCGGTGATCCAGGCGCTGGACGGGGAGCTGAG ACACGCAGTTTGTATTTTCTACCTGGTGCTGCGAGCACTGGACACGGTGGAGGACGACATGAGCATCCCTCTGAACACGAAGGTCCCGATGCTGAACGATTTCCACACGTACCTGTACCAGCACGACTGGTGCTTCACAAAGAGCCAGGAGAAGGACCGGCAAGTTCTGGAGGACTTTCCCACG ATATCACTGGAATTCAGAAACCTCGCTCAAGATTACAGAGACGTCATCTCTGAAATATGCCACCGTATGGGAGTAGGAATGGCGGAATTCCTGGAAAAGAAAGTGGGATCCATGAAGGAGTGGGACCTG TATTGTCACTACGTGGCAGGGCTGGTCGGGGTCGGGCTGTCTAAGCTGTTCTCCGCGTCTAAGCTGGAGGACCCAGAGGTGGGGCAGGACACCGAGCTGGCCAACTCTATGGGCCTCTTCCTCCAGAAGACCAACATCATCCGAGACTACCTGGAGGACACGCAGGAGGGACGTGCCTTCTGGCCTCAGGAG GCCTGGAGTCAGTTTGCCGGTCGTCTGGAGGACTTTGCCCAGCCGCAGAAGCTGGACTCGGCTCTCTCCTGTCTCAACCTGCTCGTCACTGACGCGCTGCAGCACGTCCCGGATGTTATTGCCTACCTGTCGCGCCTGCGCAACCAGAGCGTCTTCAACTTCTGTGCTATTCCACAG GTGATGGCGATAGCGACACTGTCGTCGTGCTACAACAACCCCATGGTGTTCCAGGGAGTCGTGAAAATCCGAAAGGGACAGGCTGTCACGCTCATGATGGACGCCACCAACATGGGAGCCGTGCAGACCATCATTGCTCAGTACAGTCAGGAG ATATTCCAAAAGGTCTCCCTGACTGACCCGTCCCGGGACAAAACCCTCCACATCCTGACTGTCATCCAGGAGAAGTCCACGTTGTCGCAGTCCAGCCTGCCCTCCAGGACCCACCACCTGTCCCCCATGTACCTGTCTGCCGCCATGCTGCTCGCCGCCCTCAGTTGGCAGTACCTGAACACCACCGCAGCGCAGGCTCAAGGCACCGGGGACATGCAGGGACAGTGA
- the fdft1 gene encoding squalene synthase isoform X2, producing MDILKSLGHPEEIFNLVKFKMGGCSAVMPKLDYESMSESLRTCYVYLNQTSRSFAAVIQALDGELRHAVCIFYLVLRALDTVEDDMSIPLNTKVPMLNDFHTYLYQHDWCFTKSQEKDRQVLEDFPTISLEFRNLAQDYRDVISEICHRMGVGMAEFLEKKVGSMKEWDLYCHYVAGLVGVGLSKLFSASKLEDPEVGQDTELANSMGLFLQKTNIIRDYLEDTQEGRAFWPQEAWSQFAGRLEDFAQPQKLDSALSCLNLLVTDALQHVPDVIAYLSRLRNQSVFNFCAIPQVMAIATLSSCYNNPMVFQGVVKIRKGQAVTLMMDATNMGAVQTIIAQYSQEIFQKVSLTDPSRDKTLHILTVIQEKSTLSQSSLPSRTHHLSPMYLSAAMLLAALSWQYLNTTAAQAQGTGDMQGQ from the exons ATGGACATCCTAAAGTCACTGGGACACCCGGAGGAGAtcttcaacctggttaaatttAAAATGGGGGGCTGCAGCGCCGTCATGCCTAAATTGGATTAT GAGTCCATGAGCGAGAGCCTGCGGACCTGCTACGTGTACCTAAACCAGACGAGCCGGAGTTTTGCAGCGGTGATCCAGGCGCTGGACGGGGAGCTGAG ACACGCAGTTTGTATTTTCTACCTGGTGCTGCGAGCACTGGACACGGTGGAGGACGACATGAGCATCCCTCTGAACACGAAGGTCCCGATGCTGAACGATTTCCACACGTACCTGTACCAGCACGACTGGTGCTTCACAAAGAGCCAGGAGAAGGACCGGCAAGTTCTGGAGGACTTTCCCACG ATATCACTGGAATTCAGAAACCTCGCTCAAGATTACAGAGACGTCATCTCTGAAATATGCCACCGTATGGGAGTAGGAATGGCGGAATTCCTGGAAAAGAAAGTGGGATCCATGAAGGAGTGGGACCTG TATTGTCACTACGTGGCAGGGCTGGTCGGGGTCGGGCTGTCTAAGCTGTTCTCCGCGTCTAAGCTGGAGGACCCAGAGGTGGGGCAGGACACCGAGCTGGCCAACTCTATGGGCCTCTTCCTCCAGAAGACCAACATCATCCGAGACTACCTGGAGGACACGCAGGAGGGACGTGCCTTCTGGCCTCAGGAG GCCTGGAGTCAGTTTGCCGGTCGTCTGGAGGACTTTGCCCAGCCGCAGAAGCTGGACTCGGCTCTCTCCTGTCTCAACCTGCTCGTCACTGACGCGCTGCAGCACGTCCCGGATGTTATTGCCTACCTGTCGCGCCTGCGCAACCAGAGCGTCTTCAACTTCTGTGCTATTCCACAG GTGATGGCGATAGCGACACTGTCGTCGTGCTACAACAACCCCATGGTGTTCCAGGGAGTCGTGAAAATCCGAAAGGGACAGGCTGTCACGCTCATGATGGACGCCACCAACATGGGAGCCGTGCAGACCATCATTGCTCAGTACAGTCAGGAG ATATTCCAAAAGGTCTCCCTGACTGACCCGTCCCGGGACAAAACCCTCCACATCCTGACTGTCATCCAGGAGAAGTCCACGTTGTCGCAGTCCAGCCTGCCCTCCAGGACCCACCACCTGTCCCCCATGTACCTGTCTGCCGCCATGCTGCTCGCCGCCCTCAGTTGGCAGTACCTGAACACCACCGCAGCGCAGGCTCAAGGCACCGGGGACATGCAGGGACAGTGA
- the gata4 gene encoding transcription factor GATA-4, with the protein MYQGIMTSNHGPPSYEAGFLHNTSAATSPVYVPTTRVVTPMIPALPYLQTPGASQQSSPVSSHSAWAQPGSDSVSSYSHSPVSPRFAFSTSPPLSSGVAAARETAASYTNALNISANGREHYGPRSLGGSYHSPYTPYMSPNVGGTWPASPFDSPVLHGLQSGSATGAARHPNIDLFDDYAEGRECVNCGAMSTPLWRRDGTGHYLCNACGLYHKMNGINRPLIKPQRRLSASRRVGLSCTNCHTTTTTLWRRNAEGEPVCNACGLYMKLHGVPRPLAMKKEGIQTRKRKPKNLNKAQPGTPGGEGTPVTPSSTPRTSAASEEPRHIKTEPDTHSLYTHHSAHAQISALPAYMTTHGGAIPLKMSPGGHSGSSGSKAEPWNSLILA; encoded by the exons ATGTATCAGGGTATAATGACAAGCAACCACGGACCCCCTTCCTACGAGGCCGGTTTTCTCCACAACACCTCGGCTGCCACCTCTCCGGTTTATGTGCCGACCACCCGGGTGGTCACCCCCATGATCCCGGCGCTGCCTTACCTCCAGACGCCCGGTGCGTCGCAGCAGAGCAGCCCCGTGTCGAGCCACTCCGCCTGGGCGCAGCCGGGCTCCGACTCGGTGTCCTCCTACAGTCACTCCCCGGTGTCGCCGCGGTTcgccttctccaccagcccgcCTCTGTCCTCCGGCGTGGCCGCGGCGCGGGAGACGGCGGCTTCCTACACGAACGCTCTCAACATCTCCGCCAACGGGAGGGAACACTACGGGCCCCGGAGCCTCGGCGGCTCCTATCACAGCCCTTACACGCCCTACATGAGCCCGAACGTGGGTGGGACGTGGCCGGCCTCCCCCTTCGACAGCCCGGTGCTCCACGGGCTACAGTCCGGCTCTGCTACCGGCGCAGCGCGGCACCCGAACATCG ACCTATTCGATGACTATGCTGAAGGCCGAGAGTGTGTCAACTGCGGGGCCATGTCGACGCCCCTCTGGAGGAGAGATGGTACCGGCCACTACCTGTGTAACGCCTGCGGACTGTACCACAAAATGAACGGCATCAACAGACCTCTGATTAAACCTCAAAGACGGCTG TCTGCCTCGAGGAGGGTGGGCTTGTCCTGCACCAACtgccacaccaccaccaccaccctgtgGAGGAGAAACGCAGAGGGGGAGCCGGTGTGCAACGCCTGTGGCCTCTACATGAAGCTGCACGGG GTACCTCGACCTCTGGCTATGAAGAAAGAGGGAATACAGACCCGCAAACGCAAACCCAAGAACCTCAACAAGGCCCAGCCCG GGACCCCGGGCGGTGAGGGGACTCCCGTCACTCCGAGCAGCACTCCCCGGACCTCTGCCGCCTCAGAGGAGCCTCGCCACATCAAGACGGAGCCGGACACTCACAGCTTGTACACACACCACAGCGCGCATGCACAG ATTTCAGCCCTGCCTGCCTACATGACGACCCACGGTGGGGCCATTCCTCTAAAGATGTCTCCTGGGGGCCACagtggctcctctggctccaAAGCCGAACCCTGGAATAGCCTAATCCTGGCCTAA